In the genome of Limimonas halophila, the window CGCTCGCGCAGCCAGCGGTAAAGCACGCCGCGGAAGATCGTTTCCTCCACCAGCGGCGCCACCACGGCCGTGATGACGAGCGTTGCGAGGAACGCCGCCGTGGAAAAGCTGTCGGGCAGGATCACGTCGAGTTGCGGATTGCGGAAGCCGTCCCCGGCGAACTCGCGCTGCGCCCAGCCAACCAGGACCAGAACCGGCAAGCTCGCCAGCGTGATGACGAATGATCGTCCGGCCCACCCGGGTGTGAGCGGCACGAAGCCAAGCTGCTGCCAGCTCGTTCCGCGCAGGTGCACCACCACGGCGTAGGCGACCGCGGCCATGAAGCCGAGCTGGATCGCCAGGATCGCCATGATCCCGCCAAATCCGGCGCCGCCGGCCGTGCCGCCCGGCAGGAGCGCGCCCGCCAGCAGCGGCAGCAGCACCCGCGCCCCGCCCAGCGTGAGGATCAGGATGAGCAACAGGTCGCTGCCGCGGACGGGCAGGCGGGCGGGCATGGGGGCGTCGGACTGGGCCATGGAACCGCTCACGCCACCAGGTCGAGCAGCAGGTCCAGCGCCACCGCGACGCTGCGCGAGCGCACGGTGTCGCGGTCGCCGGCGAAGATCGTGCGCCGGTGGGTCGCCCCGGCGGCCGTGGTCGCGGCGCCCACGTAGACCAGCCCCACGGGCTTCAGCGGCGTGCCGCCGTTCGGTCCCGCGATGCCGGTGACGGACACGGCCGCCTGCACCGGGGCGCGCGCCAGCAGCCCGGCGGCCATGGCCTCGGCCACGGGGGCACTGACCGCGCCGTGCGTTTCGAGCGTTGCCGCCGGCACGTCCAGCAGGTCCATCTTGGCGGCGTTGGTATAGGTGACGAGGCCGCGCTCCATCACGGCCGAGGCACCGGGCACGGCCGTCAGCGCGGCGCTGACCAGCCCGCCCGTGCAGCTTTC includes:
- a CDS encoding CPBP family intramembrane glutamic endopeptidase, producing MAQSDAPMPARLPVRGSDLLLILILTLGGARVLLPLLAGALLPGGTAGGAGFGGIMAILAIQLGFMAAVAYAVVVHLRGTSWQQLGFVPLTPGWAGRSFVITLASLPVLVLVGWAQREFAGDGFRNPQLDVILPDSFSTAAFLATLVITAVVAPLVEETIFRGVLYRWLRERLGVPLGMGVSAGAFALLHGIPALIPGIFVLGLILAWVYERANSIWAPIIVHGTYNGLVTLTLYLALMQGVKPAAG
- a CDS encoding CinA family protein gives rise to the protein MARERAGLVLAACRARGWALGTAESCTGGLVSAALTAVPGASAVMERGLVTYTNAAKMDLLDVPAATLETHGAVSAPVAEAMAAGLLARAPVQAAVSVTGIAGPNGGTPLKPVGLVYVGAATTAAGATHRRTIFAGDRDTVRSRSVAVALDLLLDLVA